The following are encoded in a window of Amaranthus tricolor cultivar Red isolate AtriRed21 chromosome 2, ASM2621246v1, whole genome shotgun sequence genomic DNA:
- the LOC130805051 gene encoding uncharacterized protein LOC130805051, with amino-acid sequence MASSTLSHSLSSLIKPHSTLSNRSNFTLSTNFTPSISPLTFRSFSLSSSSINHPSFVTFASSDVSDSVTDETPIEKRFPAFPTVMDINQIRDILPHRFPFLLVDRVIEYNPGVSAVAIKNVTINDNFFPGHFPERPIMPGVLMVEAMAQVGGLVMLQPEVGGSRDNFFFAGIDKVRFRKPVIAGDTLVMRMTLIKLQKRFGIAKMEGKAYVGGDVVCEGEFLMAMGSDSSE; translated from the exons ATGGCGTCTTCAACTCTCTCTCACTCACTCTCCTCTCTCATCAAACCTCACTCTACTCTCTCCAATCGTTCGAATTTCACTCTCTCAACGAATTTTACCCCCTCAATTTCTCCTTTAACTTTCAGATCTTTTTCTCTCTCATCTTCATCCATTAATCATCCTTCTTTCGTCACATTCGCTTCTTCCGACGTTTCTGATAGCGTCACTGATGAAACTCCCATCGAAAAAA GATTTCCGGCATTTCCAACAGTTATGGATATTAATCAAATTCGTGACATTTTGCCTCATCG GTTTCCGTTTTTGCTAGTTGATAGAGTGATAGAGTATAATCCAGGAGTTTCAGCAGTTGCAATAAAGAATGTGACaattaatgataatttttttcctGGACATTTTCCTGAGAGGCCTATTATGCCTGGTGTTCTTATGGTTGAG GCAATGGCACAAGTTGGTGGATTGGTTATGTTGCAACCAGAAGTTGGTGGTTCCCGTGACAATTTCTTCTTTGCTGGCATTGACAAAGTACGATTTAGGAAGCCAGTGATTGCTGGGGACACCTTGGTGATGCGAATGACACTTATTAAGCTACAAAAACGCTTTGGTATAGCAAAAATGGAGGGCAAAGCCTATGTTGGAGGTGACGTGGTTTGTGAAGGAGAGTTTTTGATGGCTATGGGTAGTGATTCTAGTGAGTGA